In Serinicoccus marinus DSM 15273, the genomic stretch TGTCCGCCCTCGTCGTCGAGGATCAGGCTCGGCGCGACGACATCTGTTGGTCGGTGTTCGCCGACTGAGCCGGCAGCGTCAGAGCACGCGCTCGAAGAGGTGGAACTGGTCGAGGTCGGTGCCCTCGTAGTGCAGGGTGCGGACCCCGAGGTCGGTGAAGCCGCACCGGGGTAGAGGGCTCGAGCGGCGGGGTTCTCGACGTAGGGTCCAGCCGGACCGCCCGGCACCCCTCGCCTCTCGCCACCTCCAGGGCGGCGTCGACGAGGAAGCGCGTGACCCCCTGACGCAGGAAGGCGGGGCACACCCCCAGGGCGTGCACCACGAGCACCTGCTCGGGCGACGCGTCGACGGCCTAGGGCGCCTGCCGGTACGCGTCGGGGGCGTCGTGGTTCAGCGCCACCACGCCGGCGACCTGCCCGCCCTCGCGGTCGATGGCCAGGTACAGCTCGCCGGCGTCGATCCACTCCTGCACCTCGGCCGCGCTCGGGCGGTTCTCCGTGTGCCAGTGCGGGAAGTCCGCGGTCACGGCCAGGTGGTCGATGATCTGCCGGTATGCGTCCAGCGCCGCCGCGGTGTCAGCCGGCCTCGCCGCCGTGCGCGAGACCGTCCCAGTAGCCACGCAGCTCCGCCTCGTCGTCGCCGCTGAGGTTGAGCGAGACGTTGCCGTCGGAGCCGGCCGCGGGCATACCGGGCGGGCTGTCCGAGGCCATGAGGGTGACGCCGGCCGGGGTGGTGAGCTGGGCGTGCATGACGCCGTCGCTGCCCTCGCCCTGCATGCCGTACTCACCGAAGGTGTTGATCACCAGCTCGCCGCCGAAGACCTGCTGGTAGTGCTCCCTCGCGGCCTTGGCGGTGCCGTCGAAGGAGACAGAAGGGATGAGCGTGGACATGCCGGGACCTCCGTGGTCGCTGACGGCCCGTCCGTCAGGGTGAGGCGAACCTACTCCCGCGCCGCGCCAGGCCGCTCGCGCGCGGCATACCGCGGCCAAGTCTCCCCCGAGCTGTCTCGCTGCGACCGTCAGCGATAGACGTCTGCCCGATGCTCGATGGCGATGATGGTCACGTCATCATCGATCCGACAGATGATGCGGTAGTCGCCGCGCATCGCGCTGTGCAGCCCGTCGAGATCGAAGCGCAAGCCCATCCCCAAGCGCTGCGGATTCGTCGCCAAAGAACCGTAGATGAATTCGATGGCTGCAGTGGCCACCTTCTCGGGGAGTCGGCGCAGTGCACGCTTGGCCGTGGGCGTCCATGCGACCTGGTATGGCCCCTCCATCACGCACGAAACGTCGCGAGCGCCTCCTCCTTACTGAGGACCTCCGCCTCGCCCCCAGCAAGCTCTGCGAGGCTGTCGCGGACCTGAGTCACGAGCTCGGGCCGACTGGCGACCTTAAGCGTCTCCTCCAGCGACTCGAGGTCGTCAGCGCTGATCACCACGGCCGCCGCCTTGCCATGACGCGTGATCGTGACGCGGTCGTGCTAGAGCTCGACCTAGTCCACCACTTCGGAGAGACGGTTCTTCACATCGCGCAGGGCCATCGCAGGATCGACAGTCATGGCCACAAGTGTAGCCATTTATGGCGTGGATACGCACCGCCGCGTTGATTCGATCGATGCGCTCCTGCATGGACCGCGACCTCGCACCAGGCGCACCATGACCGCGCCGACCACGATCGCGAGCAACGGCAGGGCGAGGACCACCAACACGCTCACCGTCTCGAAGACGACCAGCTACCACACGGGGCTCCGGCTCGGTACAAGGTAGGCCCGGATCAGGCCCAGCAGCCTCAGCCCCGAGGCTCCCAACGCCAGCCCCGACGCGCCACGGCGGCGAAGATCACGACCCAGAGCACGGAGACCACGACGGCCGCGATGCCCATCAGCGTGTGTGCGGACATCCCGATCCGCTCGGCAAGGTCCACCATCGGAGCGGGCGTCGCCAGCATCTCGGCGGGCGCGCCCAGGGCGCGTGCCGCCAGATCGCTGGAGGCAGCGAACGGCAGCAGGAGCGCCAGTCCCCGGTAGTGGTCAGGGGCGGCCGGGTTCAGGACGAAGATGGCGGCCACGAGGCCCGTCATCATGACCGGCAGGACGGCGAACTGCACGCGTTCACTCGTCGCGGCGATGGTGGCCGTCGCGAAGCCGGCGATCACCGCCAGCAGGGCTGTGCCCACCATGACCGCCAGGAAGGGCCCGTAGGAATCCACCGCCGGTGCGCCCAGGAACTGGTAGGCCGCGCCCACCACGACGATCTGGAGGACCCCGACGACCACATAGGGCAAGGCCAAGGACACCAGCATCT encodes the following:
- a CDS encoding GNAT family N-acetyltransferase, producing the protein MLVVHALGVCPAFLRQGVTRFLVDAALEVARGEGCRAVRLDPTSRTPPLEPSTPVRLHRPRGPHPALRGHRPRPVPPLRARALTLPAQSANTDQQMSSRRA
- a CDS encoding VOC family protein; translation: MSTLIPSVSFDGTAKAAREHYQQVFGGELVINTFGEYGMQGEGSDGVMHAQLTTPAGVTLMASDSPPGMPAAGSDGNVSLNLSGDDEAELRGYWDGLAHGGEAG
- a CDS encoding type II toxin-antitoxin system RelE family toxin — protein: MEGPYQVAWTPTAKRALRRLPEKVATAAIEFIYGSLATNPQRLGMGLRFDLDGLHSAMRGDYRIICRIDDDVTIIAIEHRADVYR
- a CDS encoding ABC transporter permease, which codes for MTLFESGMILRQKAALMSIILAPALAIAMALMNRPTMPAAWVSMLASMSILVMVLAVYNTTTSTVVARRESQVLKRLRTSELVPSQMLVSLALPYVVVGVLQIVVVGAAYQFLGAPAVDSYGPFLAVMVGTALLAVIAGFATATIAATSERVQFAVLPVMMTGLVAAIFVLNPAAPDHYRGLALLLPFAASSDLAARALGAPAEMLATPAPMVDLAERIGMSAHTLMGIAAVVVSVLWVVIFAAVARRGWRWEPRG